A window of the Artemia franciscana chromosome 3, ASM3288406v1, whole genome shotgun sequence genome harbors these coding sequences:
- the LOC136025503 gene encoding micronuclear linker histone polyprotein-like, which translates to MLPERTMIQSHDGFLDIEKKIRSWLDIISMVNAVNRTPLVQQLLECTLTLTNLASKLGYQEITETPGEIIMDAIKANIRLIYKLKCNMYDRSILKEIEDSVKTANQIQKQSNHKLNQSIIKKIIDDDTESDKCATVDQKKKKRVPQNGKTIKQDKDKNENLRKKEKDTEVKNNAVKDVEDPAKKGAKKTKSANGKGIENVKDATNELKLKRTKSKKTTGSKHKRKESSKSFFGAISSYFSNGEETTSEKSTNTGTKKNVKKKPGRRTEKNREESRNHQPEAVSKKERRRNSTSLSESAASYFSNGEKTKNKKSTKTETKKKHEAKSGSKAEDKNKNLRKKEKDTEDQNDPIRDVTTSKKSKMTGTEKNNKKKSGRGTEKNQNKSENNRPEAISKNDKRRDSTSLSESKAPTQKKHKVKPENKAATKQKKSRNGESEAGSKKETSFFEAVKSYFSKKEETTSKKSKKTDTKKPLKLNQKVKKKQIKINQETTSQKLVQKEKILKRQKLKKDLKLNRKVSQKQNKKGQEGLKLVQIKKRVHNEKAKKSDKEKAEIKSQRKQNPTKKK; encoded by the coding sequence ATGTTGCCCGAAAGAACTATGATTCAAAGCCATGATGGCTTtttggatattgaaaaaaaaattagatcatGGCTAGATATTATATCTATGGTGAACGCTGTAAATCGGACACCACTGGTGCAGCAATTGCTCGAATGTACGTTAACACTCACAAATCTAGCCTCTAAACTTGGATATCAAGAAATAACTGAAACCCCAGGGGAAATAATCATGGATGCAATAAAAGCGAACATTAGGCTTATCTATAAACTAAAATGTAATATGTATGACAGATCAATcttaaaagagattgaagatTCTGTAAAAACAGCTAACCAAATACAAAAGCAATCCAACCATAAACTAAATCaatctataataaaaaaaattattgacgaTGACACTGAAAGCGACAAATGTGCAACGGtagatcaaaaaaagaaaaagcgtgTACcacaaaatggaaaaacaataaagcaggataaagacaaaaatgaaaatctacgtaaaaaggaaaaagacacAGAAGTTAAAAATAATGCTGTAAAAGATGTTGAAGATCCAGCaaaaaaaggagcaaagaaaacaaaaagtgcAAATGGAAAGGGAATAGAAAATGTAAAAGATGCAACAaatgaattgaaattgaaaagaacaaaaagcaaaaagacaACTGGTTCAAAACACAAGAGAAAAGAAagctcaaaaagtttttttggagCTATATCATCTTATTTTTCTAATGGAGAAGAGACCACAAGCGAAAAGTCTACAAAtactggaacaaaaaaaaatgttaaaaagaaaCCAGGaagaagaacagaaaaaaatcgaGAGGAGTCAAGAAACCACCAACCGGAAGcagtttcaaaaaaagaaaggaggCGCAATTCAACCAGTCTTAGCGAATCAGCAgcatcttatttttcaaatggagaaaaaaccaaaaataaaaagtctacAAAgacagaaacgaaaaaaaaacatgaagctAAATCAGGAAGTAAAGcagaagacaaaaataaaaatctacgtaaaaaggaaaaagacacGGAAGATCAAAATGATCCTATAAGAGATGTTACCACAAGCAAAAAGTCTAAAATGACAGGaaccgaaaaaaataataaaaagaaatcaggACGCggaacagaaaaaaatcaaaacaagtcaGAAAACAACCGGCCAGAAGCTATTTCAAAAAACGATAAGAGGCGAGATTCAACAAGTCTAAGTGAATCGAAAGcaccaacacaaaaaaaacataaagttaAACCAGAAAATAAAgcagcaacaaaacaaaaaaagtcaagaaacGGAGAATCAGAAGCTGGTTCTAAAAAAGAAACGAGTTTTTTTGAAGCAgttaaatcttatttttcaaaaaaagaagagactACAAGTAAAAAGTCGAAAAAGACAGACACGAAAAAACCACTAAAACTAAatcagaaagtaaaaaagaaacaaataaagataaatCAAGAAACAACAAGTCAGAAGCtggttcaaaaagaaaaaattctgaaaagacaaaaattaaaaaaggatctGAAATTAAATCGGAAAGtaagccaaaaacaaaacaaaaagggtCAAGAAGGTCTGAAGctggttcaaataaaaaaaagagtccacaatgaaaaagccaaaaaatcTGATAAGGAAAAGGCAGAAATAAAAAGTCAGAGAAAACAGAATCCAACAAAGAAGAAATAG